aaactcaaatcaaacaaaaaaatcatcatatCTAACAAATTAGATAAATCAAACTATATAAATCAACTAACctaaaattatatcaactaacctaaatcaaatccTAAATTTAACCAAcaaataacttaatctaaacaTATAACTCAAACTGACCTTTGATGCAGGTGGTGGGCGGTGGGGCGGCGGCTGGGCGATTCTCCAatcggcggcggcggcagaAATCCAGTCGGGCGCGGCGGCAGTGCGATTCTTCAAGCGGCGCGGCGGCTCAGCAGTTCTTCAATCGTCGTCGAGGTCTTCAAGCAGTAGGCTGTTGGTGGCGTCGTCTTCAATCCGGCGTCGTCTTCAATCGAGCGTCGGGTAGAGATAAGCGGGGCGGCACAGAGAGGAATCGGGGCGGAACGGAAGATGAATCGgggagagaagaaagaaagaaagaaagaaagaaagaaagaaagaaagaaagaaagaaagaaagaaagaaagaaagaaagaaagaaaaagaaagaaagtcgcgggttttgtttttttaattggtcattaccgaaagttttatgattaactttcggttttgatcaattaattatttccgagagttaatcacaaaactctcggttttgatgtttcattaccgaaagttttatgattaactttcggttttgatcaattgattaattccgagggttaatcataaaactctcggttttgatcaatatttccgaaagtaaggtaattaactttcggttttacaacttggcaaattgttaaatttattggtttctcactttctaataaccttgaacaacattaatttaacacatttgatatctttaaaacatttctcaatccatatgatcaaacattacacaaatacataggataatcctacataaacattcatatacacttctctatatgatcaaacacattcttgaacactttaacattaaacacaatctaaaattttcaaataaaacacacacttgataatattagttaggagtaCCTTGATTATACcaaaaaaaccaattaattttacaatttgtGACAtagtaattccgagagttaatcataaaactctcagtttttatgggtatttccgaaagttttactctactctcggaattaccatttcaaaaattgttaaattaattggtttttaatcttctaatgacttcgaacattattaatttaacacatttaataaccTTAACACATTACATAagccatatgatcaaactttatacacattcatgtcatcataaacacaaacatataaacacacttctttatataatcaaacacaatcataaacattttaacattaaacacaatcttaatttttaaaaaacaacacacacttgattagattagttaaGATTCTAGATTGGAATGTatcaaaccaattaattttacaaattatgatttggtaacaccgaaagttaatagtataaccttcggtttttatgggtttcaccgaaagttttaaggaaacctctcggtcctgaccttaaacagaattttttaggaagggtcaaaaccgaaggttttcaaataaaccttcggtttttacccttccccatacttagaaaattttctgatttttttaaacaggggtcaaaagcgaaggttttcaaataaaccttcggtttttacccttctccatacttagaaaattttctgattttttaaagtaggggtcaaaaccgaagatttatttgaaaaccttaggtttttacccttccccatacttagaaaattttctgatttttttaagcaggggtcaaaaccgaaggtttatttgaaaaccttcggtttttacccttccccatactcagaaaattttctgatttttttaagtaggagtcaaaaccgaaggtttatttgaaaactttcggtttttacccttccccatacttagaaaattttctgatttttttaagcatgggtaaaaaccgaaggtttatttgaaaaccttcggtttttacccttccccatacttagaaattattttgatttttttaaacatgggtaaaaaccgaaggtttatttgaaaaccttcggtttttatccttccccatacttagaaattattttgatttttttaaacatgggtaaaaaccgaaggtttatttgaaaaccttcggtttttacccttccccatacttagaaaattttcagatttttttaatcatgggtaaaaaccgaaggtttatttgaaaatcttcggtttttacccttccccatacttagaaaatattcatatttttttgaacagggggtcaaaaccgaaggtttctttgaaaaccttcggtttttacccttccccatacttagaaattttttagatttttttgaacagggggtcaaaaccgaaggtttctttgaaaaccttcggtttttacccttctccatacttagaatttttttagatttttttgaacagggggtcaaaaccgaaggtttatttgaaaaccttcggtttttacccttcccccatacttagaaaatattcagatttttttgaacagggggtcaaaaccgaaggtttatttgaaaaccttcggtttataccctaacattttttaaaatatgggtcaaaaccgaaggttttcaaataaaccttcggttttggccatgcgtttttttttttaaaatgtgaaaagtaaacaaaacataattatttaacaacatagtaaaccaaaccaaaccaaacataataataataattcataaatattaaaacataacacataaaaatattaattgtctgcatcgttcgtacggaaaaactaataaacccataataaatctagaaattaattattagatggggtggaaggagggggtggttgattcactcgactcctcaacaatacaagttcatgttcgagattctctaatctctgggacatttcggcccggtccgctttaatttcactaagcaaacgacctctttccgcatctcttaatcggatttgttccatttccagcgtcatctgtcttacctcttcctcacgtgccgcaatttctgattgtgctatcagattctggtaacacggatgcagtttctccggtgtacgccgaagtctcttccatgtcgaatcacccatatcctaaatgcatttcagatatatgtatatatatattaatcaaacaaaataacgtaagctagcataaatctagatctataatatatatatatatatatatataaacttaacaaatctaaatctcataataaacaaaaaaaaacaaatgaaacaaattacctgaacgagagaggagaagaaccggcgtggaggaggcaggcggcggcggcgcggaagagagagaaaggagagaagagtggaatgaaaaagagaagggttagggtttgtatttatagaggttgatgccgaaggtttttataaaactttcggttttgatattagtcaaaaccgagagtttattaaagacccttcggaaataaccattactaaatttagaattttttttaattgagcaaaaccgaaggttatttgtaaaactttcggaaatgagaatttcaaaaaaggcaaaaccgaaggttctttgaataaccctcgcaattaaaaatccaggaatttcaaaaccgaaggtttttaaaaaaaccttcgcaaataaccaacatccaacacttagaattttttttggtttttgggaaggtaagaaccgaaagttctttgtagaactttcggtaatagttaataaacccgaaggttttacaccccactcgaaatctatttttaatcccgaaggatttgttcctctcaggagtatttaggagaggtttacaaaactttcggtaaaaaccgtcggtaaaggccCTTTTTTTACCCGTGGGAGGCATTCCAAAGATCACGCTCTTGGGAACATTCCGTGACCCCTATATTGGCGGGTATAgataattaattgttaatatttaataataattatatgatatcttctaattattacattaattaatacaGGTTATATTACACAACAATTAGACTTGGGTCTCCTCCAAGGAAATTACATGTTCGGATTGATACGGGAACTAATTATATGTGGGTGAATTGCAAGCCCTGTCCGGACTGCCCTGGGAAGTCTAAGCTCGgggtaaattatattttgtttaataattaatatatatataatgtgattcatttttatgataatattgTATTTGCGCGCAGTTTAGGCCCAACCTTTTTGATCCAGATAGGTCGTCGGCGGCTAAACCGGTCTTATGTTTAGATGAAAGATGCGTCACGTCGGCAGGTCAATCCACTAATCAGAGTTCAATGTGCCAGTATTCTGAAGAATATGGAGATGGCAGTGGCACCTTTGGTTACTATCTAACAGATTTGTTGGAATTTGACGTTGTAATGCCCCATGATTATAATTTGGTCAAAAACATGTCAGCTAGAATTTTTTTCGGGTAACTAgattacataataatattactCGATCTCATTTTTACACctaattaaattacataattttttgttGGTCTCCAACAGGTGTAGTACATTTCTTACCGGGGGATTTACTAAAGAAAATCAGTCAATTGATGGCATTATGGCACTTGGTTACTTGTATCCTTCAATTGTATCACAACTAGCTACTCAGCTTATGATTCCTAATATTTTTTCGCATTGTTTGGGAAGAGATGGCAACGGCACATTAGTCCTCGGTGAATTTGATCACAATGATGCAGATATTGTGTTTACTCCTCTCGTACCAGCATCTTACAGGTAATCATCCTTCACTCCCTAATTTGGTTTTATCGATTATcaagaaatatatatgttacATACATATGATAGAGATAGAttaaacatttttctttttatttattttgaactaCTTAACATTCATTTTTTAACAGGAACTCGTATTATAGTTTGGATTTGAAAAGTATAACGGTCAAAGGAAAATCGTTACCCATCAATCCGACCGTTTACAATACACCAGACGTCGGAGGTACCATTGTGGATGTTGAGAAACGATCTAAACACGcgataaaaaaaagatataaagataaaatggtaaagaataataaagaacacaagatataacgaggttcgaccaacaatgcctacatcctcggggagtcgtccattctattgatattccatggaataatggtccaagtaaccctaggttacaatgtctctatttataggagtacatcaaaagccaaaagactaaactactactcctaagcccaataaaaGCTTAAAGCccccaattacaatatataaactctaattaaatatgagcccaaaacccaacaatctccaccttgggcgaatactgcgcttattgagatgtgatgaataaattacaaatctccaccttgacgaatttcacgtcccttagGAAATACACGAGCCGTACCCATCAATCTTCACCTCCACTCCATtcaagagcccttagaagaataacaatctccgCCATTACGTATATCGCGCCATCAAAAAgttatgagccacacatcaatcttcactgttcgagccattcacgagataaatcattatacatCCAGTTCCGTTCAAAAgcccttagaagataaaatcatagagtttataacaaCAAGTAAATTTGGCAACTACGCTACTTCAGCGActagagacattcaacaactcttctcaatctttgttcatacccattgacatatgcggaaactagaattaacaattctttattatgtcaaaataatctttacctttgtttgccacaaactgagtgtcatatttttcaagtccaacaacCGACTGAAAGCAAAATACCGaatagacccaagacgaactttcatcatctactttttcaaaatcagatatctatcgaaaactgaggacacccaaaacgaacttccatcgtctacttcctcaaaataagatatcgatcgaaaaacgagaagacccaagacgaacctttatcgtctacttcataacaaataaattaggctatcacgacatctcttttctctagctcaagatctgacaaagtatttgtcacccatcttgccttgaacgttgcatactcaaccaacttgaacctcatacttctccttGAACACATTAACTTGCAATATGCTAGTTTCTTGAGTCCAAAACTGCCTAGcaatccaagaatattatttcgatattcaatatctctctcttcaattgtcttcacccatgcttcaaatgatcatctatagtttctctaaaagaaatcgaatatcctttcatttgaattgatcgaacctctcatctagcccatttttcatgactaggaatccctattcaaggtctcaatcatctcattcatctaatatatgatccacaatgtatagacaaataagatagaacaaaagaagtaacaaaatcatcaccttcgaattaactgagtctcccatctagcccctttttcatgactaggaatctcactcaaggtttttatttatcttctcacattagaagataatgcaatgattttttctcggtcgtttgagagttgctttcaagatgtctccacctcaacttataagtgtctttcattAGTCTTCCTCTTCCTGGTCTTTCATTCATAATATGTGTTAGCTGGAATTGTTTCAATCTTTAATCACCCGCCAACTCAATGCAATTTTGCAATTTTGGCATGAAGGATTGCCCTGtcaacatgtcgacaatgttatcatcggtaaacaccattttgataatAACTTCCCATATTCGATCATGTTTTGTCAAGTGTAAAAGCACATAATCTCACCaccgtcttcatcttgattggctcttccaataagatgaggtcataaccaaaaagatacaaactttttggtcccaaataagtcaaataaaactaaaataggcagacactttaagccccataaaaaaaacttcgagacgtccaaaccttgatccgaccgttgaaaatgtagaggaatgagttaccaaccctCTCGACAAAATCTCAGCGCAATCGGACTCTGTTTGAATCTTCCATCGTCAGTTTGATGAACTCTGTGCGGCTGTAGGCGAAAATCTACTactagattttctctctacccctcttttaatttgacttcttc
This is a stretch of genomic DNA from Impatiens glandulifera unplaced genomic scaffold, dImpGla2.1, whole genome shotgun sequence. It encodes these proteins:
- the LOC124917296 gene encoding aspartic proteinase 36-like; protein product: MCQYSEEYGDGSGTFGYYLTDLLEFDVVMPHDYNLVKNMSARIFFGCSTFLTGGFTKENQSIDGIMALGYLYPSIVSQLATQLMIPNIFSHCLGRDGNGTLVLGEFDHNDADIVFTPLVPASYRNSYYSLDLKSITVKGKSLPINPTVYNTPDVGGTIVDINNEVAEYGTPLDSNLDQMDRFPLVAFHFADNATMVLKPQDYILNYQPIIDDVPTLCVGFHKTMVENLTILGDLVLKDKIIVYDIDHHQLGWSSYYNCSAAIVNVSQTTSGLDNMQLMSFTISSYLLILLVILILI